The Oryzias latipes chromosome 16, ASM223467v1 genome includes a region encoding these proteins:
- the LOC111948981 gene encoding deleted in azoospermia protein 1-like, which yields MTNKVCKLFIGGLCVNTNDDGLRKHFEQFGTLTDFVVLQNKNAQRSRCFGFVTYSTPEEANAAMAAAPHSVEGNSVEVKRAIPKAKDNKSEAFAKGEKIFVGGLKNNIKEYHLTDYFSRYGPVEKSEILLEKETGKKRGFGFVHFTHHKTADLALVEKYHTVNGHLVEVKKAVAKQEMQAGNRTETTPRHKPGPGMMENQNGYGSFGFVTYSTPEETNAAMAAAPHTVQRNSVKVKGAVPKAKANGSAAPAKGEKIFVGGLKNNIEEYHLTDYFSRYGPVEKSEILLEKETGKKRGFGFVHFTHHKTADLALVEKYHTVNGHLVEIKKAVAKQEMQTANRTETTPRHRPGPGITENQNGYGGFGFVTYSTPEETNAAMAASPHTVQRNSVKVKVAVPKGKANGSAAPAKGEKIFVGGLKNNIEEFHLTNYFSRYGQVEKSEILLEKETGKKRGFGFVHFTHHKTADLALVEKYHTVNGHLVEVKKAVAKQEMQAGNRTETTPRHRPGQCMMENQTGYGGLAYGECCCPCHLSYSENGNRGYSYSQNRYRGSGYSYQENE from the coding sequence ATGACCAACAAAGTGTGCAAGCTTTTCATTGGTGGACTCTGTGTGAACACGAACGACGATGGGCTGCGCAAGCATTTTGAGCAGTTCGGCACCCTCACTGACTTCGTTGTCCTTCAAAACAAGAATGCACAACGATCTCGCTGTTTTGGCTTTGTGACCTACTCTACACCAGAGGAGGCCAACGCAGCCATGGCAGCAGCCCCGCACTCAGTGGAAGGGAACAGTGTTGAAGTTAAACGAGCTATTCCAAAAGCAAAGGACAATAAGTCTGAAGCTTTTGCCAAGGGGGAGAAAATCTTTGTTGGTGGcttgaaaaacaacattaaagagTATCACCTCACCGACTACTTCTCTCGGTACGGTCCAGTCGAAAAGTCTGAAATCCTCTTAGAGAAGGAGACCGGAAAGAAAAGAGGATTCGGCTTTGTGCACTTCACGCATCACAAAACGGCAGACTTGGCCTTGGTTGAGAAGTACCACACAGTGAATGGACACTTAGTTGAAGTAAAGAAAGCTGTTGCCAAGCAAGAGATGCAGGCAGGTAACAGAACTGAAACAACACCAAGACACAAGCCAGGCCCAGGAATGATGGAAAACCAAAATGGCTACGGCAGCTTCGGTTTTGTGACCTACTCTACACCAGAGGAGACCAACGCAGCCATGGCAGCAGCGCCGCACACAGTCCAAAGGAACAGTGTCAAAGTCAAAGGAGCTGTTCCAAAAGCAAAGGCCAATGGTTCTGCAGCTCCTGCCAAGGGGGAGAAAATCTTTGTTGGTGgtttgaaaaacaacattgaAGAGTATCACCTCACTGACTACTTCTCTCGGTACGGTCCAGTCGAAAAGTCTGAAATCCTCTTAGAGAAGGAGACCGGAAAGAAAAGAGGATTCGGCTTTGTGCACTTCACGCATCACAAAACGGCAGACTTGGCCTTGGTTGAAAAGTACCACACAGTGAATGGACACTTAGTTGAAATCAAGAAAGCTGTTGCCAAGCAAGAGATGCAGACAGCAAACAGAACTGAAACAACACCAAGACACAGGCCAGGGCCAGGAATTACGGAAAACCAAAATGGCTACGGCGGCTTCGGCTTTGTGACCTACTCTACACCAGAGGAGACCAACGCAGCCATGGCAGCATCGCCGCACACAGTCCAAAGGAACAGTGTCAAAGTTAAAGTAGCTGTTCCTAAAGGAAAGGCCAATGGGTCTGCAGCTCCTGCCAAGGGGGAGAAAATCTTTGTTGGTGGCTTGAAAAACAACATTGAAGAGTTTCACCTCACCAACTACTTCTCTCGGTACGGTCAAGTCGAAAAGTCTGAAATCCTCTTAGAGAAGGAGACCGGAAAGAAAAGAGGATTCGGCTTTGTGCACTTCACGCATCACAAAACGGCAGACTTGGCCTTGGTTGAAAAGTACCACACAGTGAATGGACACTTAGTTGAAGTGAAGAAAGCTGTTGCCAAGCAAGAGATGCAGGCAGGTAACAGAACTGAAACAACACCAAGACACAGGCCAGGCCAATGCATGATGGAAAACCAAACTGGCTATGGCGGCTTGGCTTATGGGGAGTGTTGCTGCCCTTGCCACCTCTCCTACTCAGAAAATGGTAACAGAGGCTATTCCTACTCACAAAATCGTTACAGAGGCAGCGGCTATTCCTACCAGGAAAATGAGTAA
- the LOC111948982 gene encoding deleted in azoospermia protein 1-like, translated as MTNKVCKLFIGGLSVNTNDDGLRKHFEQFGTLTDFVVLQNKNAQRSRCFGFVTYSTPEETNAAMAAAPHTVEGNSVEVKRAIPKAKDNKSEAFAKGEKIFVGGLKNNIKEYHLTDYFSRYGPVEKSEILLEKETGKKRGFGFVHFTHLKTADLALVEKYHTVNGHLVEVKKAVAKQEMQAGNRTETTPRHKPGPGMMENQNGYGSFGFVTYSTPEETNAAMAAAPHTVQRNSVKVKGAVPKAKANGSAAPAKGEKIFVGGLKNNIEEYHLTDYFSRYGPVEKSEILLEKETGKKRGFGFVHFTHHKTADLALVEKYHTVNGHLVEIKKAVAKQEMQTANRTETTPRHRPGPGITENQNGYGGFGFVTYSTPEETNAAMAASPHTVQRNSVKVKVAVPKGKANGSAAPAKGEKIFVGGLKNNIEEFHLTNYFSRYGQVEKSEILLEKETGKKRGFGFVHFTHHKTADLALVEKYHTVNGHLVEVKKAVAKQEMQAGNRTETTPRHRPGQCMMENQTGYGGLAYGECCCPCHLSYSENGNRGYSYSQNRYRGSGYSYQENE; from the coding sequence ATGACCAACAAAGTGTGCAAGCTTTTCATTGGTGGACTCTCTGTGAACACGAACGACGATGGGCTGCGCAAGCATTTTGAGCAGTTCGGCACCCTCACTGACTTCGTTGTCCTTCAAAACAAGAATGCACAACGATCTCGCTGTTTTGGCTTTGTGACCTACTCTACACCAGAGGAGACCAACGCAGCCATGGCAGCAGCCCCGCACACAGTGGAAGGGAACAGTGTTGAAGTTAAACGAGCTATTCCAAAAGCAAAGGACAATAAGTCTGAAGCTTTTGCCAAGGGGGAGAAAATCTTTGTTGGTGGcttgaaaaacaacattaaagagTATCACCTCACCGACTACTTCTCTCGGTACGGTCCAGTCGAAAAGTCTGAAATCCTCTTAGAGAAGGAGACCGGAAAGAAAAGAGGATTCGGCTTTGTGCACTTCACGCATCTCAAAACGGCAGACTTGGCCTTGGTTGAGAAGTACCACACAGTGAATGGACACTTAGTTGAAGTAAAGAAAGCTGTTGCCAAGCAAGAGATGCAGGCAGGTAACAGAACTGAAACAACACCAAGACACAAGCCAGGCCCAGGAATGATGGAAAACCAAAATGGCTACGGCAGCTTCGGCTTTGTGACCTACTCTACACCAGAGGAGACCAACGCAGCCATGGCAGCAGCGCCGCACACAGTCCAAAGGAACAGTGTCAAAGTCAAAGGAGCTGTTCCAAAAGCAAAGGCCAATGGTTCTGCAGCTCCTGCCAAGGGGGAGAAAATCTTTGTTGGTGgtttgaaaaacaacattgaAGAGTATCACCTCACTGACTACTTCTCTCGGTACGGTCCAGTCGAAAAGTCTGAAATCCTCTTAGAGAAGGAGACCGGAAAGAAAAGAGGATTCGGCTTTGTGCACTTCACGCATCACAAAACGGCAGACTTGGCCTTGGTTGAAAAGTACCACACAGTGAATGGACACTTAGTTGAAATCAAGAAAGCTGTTGCCAAGCAAGAGATGCAGACAGCAAACAGAACTGAAACAACACCAAGACACAGGCCAGGGCCAGGAATTACGGAAAACCAAAATGGCTACGGCGGCTTCGGTTTTGTGACCTACTCTACACCAGAGGAGACCAACGCAGCCATGGCAGCATCGCCGCACACAGTCCAAAGGAACAGTGTCAAAGTTAAAGTAGCTGTTCCTAAAGGAAAGGCCAATGGGTCTGCAGCTCCTGCCAAGGGGGAGAAAATCTTTGTTGGTGGCTTGAAAAACAACATTGAAGAGTTTCACCTCACCAACTACTTCTCTCGGTACGGTCAAGTCGAAAAGTCTGAAATCCTCTTAGAGAAGGAGACCGGAAAGAAAAGAGGATTCGGCTTTGTGCACTTCACGCATCACAAAACGGCAGACTTGGCCTTGGTTGAAAAGTACCACACAGTGAATGGACACTTAGTTGAAGTGAAGAAAGCTGTTGCCAAGCAAGAGATGCAGGCAGGTAACAGAACTGAAACAACACCAAGACACAGGCCAGGCCAATGCATGATGGAAAACCAAACTGGCTATGGCGGCTTGGCTTATGGGGAGTGTTGCTGCCCTTGCCACCTCTCCTACTCAGAAAATGGTAACAGAGGCTATTCCTACTCACAAAATCGTTACAGAGGCAGCGGCTATTCCTACCAGGAAAATGAGTAA